One region of Centropristis striata isolate RG_2023a ecotype Rhode Island chromosome 3, C.striata_1.0, whole genome shotgun sequence genomic DNA includes:
- the avpr2b.1 gene encoding vasopressin V1b receptor: MDWFTVNVSNVTLEGALSGDEPRDERLAQVEIALLSIIFITAGILNFGLLLVLWKRRKTLSRMRVFVFHLCLADLVVTFFQVCPQLMWDITDRFVGPDILCRLVKYLQVVGMFASTYMIVVMTMDRYQAICNPMVTFQRRRARWNGPVCAAWCVSLIGSLPQIFIFSRVEVAPGVYDCWAQFIKPWGPRAYVTWTTLVIFVLPILMVIVCQVRICRTVHINFHMKTQHIAEATSKPLSSRASSVAGVSKARVKTVKMTVVIVLVYIICWTPFFTVQLWSVWDVKAPTHTATFTILMLLASLNSCANPCIYLLFSGKLPKALMALMCMGQPDMKEPMQEEATMVSSLYISLKSLSDCR; the protein is encoded by the exons ATGGATTGGTTCACTGTAAACGTGAGTAACGTTACTTTGGAGGGTGCACTGTCTGGGGATGAGCCGCGAGATGAGCGCTTGGCCCAAGTGGAAATAGCTCTCCTgtccatcatcttcatcactgcAGGAATCCTAAACTTCGGGCTCTTGTTGGTGCTGTGGAAGCGGAGGAAGACGCTCTCCAGGATGCGCGTCTTCGTTTTCCACCTGTGCCTCGCCGATCTGGTGGTCACATTCTTCCAAGTTTGTCCCCAACTCATGTGGGACATCACGGACCGATTCGTGGGGCCAGATATATTGTGTCGCTTAGTGAAGTATCTGCAGGTGGTCGGGATGTTTGCCTCCACTTATATGATCGTAGTGATGACGATGGACCGATATCAAGCCATCTGCAACCCCATGGTGACGTTCCAGAGGCGCAGGGCGCGCTGGAACGGTCCGGTGTGCGCCGCCTGGTGCGTCTCTCTCATCGGCAGCCTCCCGCAGATCTTCATCTTCTCTCGGGTCGAGGTCGCTCCCGGTGTGTACGACTGCTGGGCTCAGTTCATCAAGCCATGGGGACCGAGAGCCTACGTGACCTGGACGACTCTGGTGATCTTCGTCCTGCCGATTCTCATGGTGATCGTGTGCCAGGTGCGCATCTGCCGGACTGTGCACATTAACTTTCACATGAAGACGCAGCACATTGCAGAGGCGACTAGTAAGCCGCTGTCCTCCAGGGCCAGCAGCGTGGCAGGGGTGTCCAAGGCGAGGGTGAAGACGGTGAAGATGACCGTGGTCATCGTGCTCGTCTACATCATCTGTTGGACACCTTTCTTCACCGTGCAGCTCTGGTCCGTCTGGGACGTTAAGGCGCCCACTCACA CTGCAACCTTCACCATCTTGATGCTGCTGGCCAGTCTGAACAGCTGTGCCAACCCCTGCATCTACCTGCTGTTCAGCGGGAAGCTGCCCAAGGCGCTCATGGCCCTGATGTGTATGGGTCAGCCTGATATGAAGGAGCCCATGCAGGAGGAGGCCACCATGGTCAGCTCCCTGTACATCAGCCTCAAGAGTCTGTCAGACTGCAGATAA